From the Haloterrigena salifodinae genome, one window contains:
- a CDS encoding DNA-methyltransferase, translated as MSEDTAVTKLLSSEAEYNTELGAAYQGDSRELLEELPDNSIDLIVTSPPFALQHQKEYGNEDQQGYNDWFMSFIPEIRRVLQPHGSFVVEIGGAFKRGYPERSTYQFELLNRLVDEDEGQMRLAQDFYWYNPAKLPSPIEWVNVRKIRVTDAVTHIWWLTPEINKDSAVEEGEHPHPEVSNQRVLQEYSDSQKELIETGEFNDGERGSGWNIDSESFANDNDGSIPDNFIEGHEAGPILDRLDEVSAEEFISWITDGESIEDLSAGELCRILGMGDTTPDNVIEASNTASNTHYLQMCREFDVDSHPARFPRQIPEFFIDFLTPNPPYDDWDRSYLDKPIVLDIFGGSNLTGLTAEKKGRHWLAFEREQKYIDSSQFRFLTEEEIRKSMSEDQSDLGDFPAISKND; from the coding sequence ATGAGCGAGGATACTGCCGTTACCAAACTGTTGAGTTCTGAGGCGGAATACAATACAGAACTCGGAGCAGCCTATCAAGGAGATAGTCGAGAGCTTCTGGAGGAACTGCCCGATAATAGTATTGATCTAATTGTTACTTCTCCTCCGTTTGCGCTTCAGCACCAGAAAGAGTACGGGAACGAGGACCAGCAAGGATATAATGACTGGTTCATGTCCTTCATCCCTGAAATCCGTCGAGTGCTTCAACCACATGGAAGCTTCGTGGTTGAGATCGGGGGTGCTTTCAAACGAGGGTACCCTGAGCGTTCCACGTATCAGTTCGAGCTTTTGAATCGGCTCGTGGATGAAGACGAGGGACAGATGCGCCTTGCTCAGGACTTCTATTGGTATAACCCTGCAAAATTACCGAGTCCTATCGAGTGGGTCAATGTTCGTAAAATCCGTGTGACAGATGCCGTTACTCATATCTGGTGGCTTACTCCCGAAATCAACAAAGACTCGGCTGTCGAGGAAGGAGAGCATCCTCACCCCGAAGTGAGCAACCAAAGGGTTCTCCAGGAGTACTCTGATTCACAAAAAGAATTAATCGAGACAGGGGAGTTCAACGACGGAGAGCGAGGCTCTGGCTGGAATATTGATTCAGAGTCCTTTGCGAACGATAACGATGGCTCCATCCCAGATAACTTCATCGAGGGTCACGAGGCTGGACCGATCCTTGATCGTCTGGATGAAGTGAGTGCAGAGGAATTCATTTCGTGGATTACTGATGGAGAGAGCATCGAAGATCTGTCCGCAGGGGAGCTATGCAGGATTCTTGGGATGGGAGACACTACACCTGATAACGTAATCGAGGCATCCAACACAGCCAGCAATACCCATTACCTCCAGATGTGCCGAGAGTTTGACGTGGACTCTCATCCTGCCCGATTCCCTCGGCAAATTCCAGAGTTCTTCATTGACTTCCTTACTCCCAATCCGCCATACGATGATTGGGACCGAAGTTATCTGGATAAGCCAATCGTCCTAGACATCTTCGGCGGGAGCAACCTCACAGGACTCACTGCCGAAAAGAAGGGCCGTCACTGGCTCGCATTTGAGCGCGAGCAAAAATACATTGACTCGTCTCAATTCCGCTTCTTGACGGAGGAGGAAATCCGTAAGAGCATGAGCGAAGACCAAAGCGACCTTGGTGACTTCCCCGCAATTAGTAAGAATGACTAA
- a CDS encoding heavy metal translocating P-type ATPase codes for MTDESNAAGRASGDGQRQELTARLAVPEMDCPSCAQKVDKSLQRVDGVLDATLQPTTGTANVTYDPDRISEAGVVEAIEAAGYEVVGGSDTDGDDERPEADDGVDIAPPSEVWTSPRAKKTWLGAAFVTLGLLFEFLLTSQNVAVASVLDYPLHVADVLFLGAVAASGIPVVRGGYYSAKNRSLDIDLLMGTAIIAATGIGYFVEAATLAVLFSIAELLEDYAMDRARDSLRELMELSPDEAIVKRDGEEVTVPADEVEVGETVVVRPGDKIPLDGTVVEGESAVDQSPITGESVPVDKTAGDEVYAGAINEEGYLEVEVTSTAGDSTLSRIIEMVQGAQANKTETEQFVDRFSGYYTPLVVVLAILTAAIPPLLIADPVSVDVAGYGVSFAGDWQTWFIRGLTLLVIACPCAFVISTPVSVVSGITSAAKNGVLIKGGNYLEAMGEVDAVAIDKTGTLTKGELAVTDVVPVGDADEATLLRHAAGLERRSEHPIAAAILAHADETGVGDVPEPEGFESLTGKGIRGEIDGETYYAGKPALFEEMGFDLSRARRETDGGVVAEETDESDDEAFADDALAALEQEGKTVVIVGTESKLLGAIAIADEVRPASKRAVERLHELGVERVVMLTGDNEGTARAIAEEVGVDEYRAELLPDEKVDAVEELQAEYGEVAMVGDGINDAPALATAEVGIAMGAAGTDTALETADIALMGDDVGKLPYLYELSHTANGVIRQNIWASLGVKFLLALGVPLGLVSVALAVVVGDMGMSLGVTGNAMRLSRIEPDRLD; via the coding sequence ATGACTGATGAATCAAACGCGGCCGGGCGGGCGAGCGGGGACGGTCAGCGACAAGAGCTGACTGCCCGCCTCGCCGTCCCCGAGATGGACTGCCCATCCTGTGCCCAGAAGGTCGACAAGAGCCTTCAGCGCGTCGACGGCGTTCTCGACGCCACGCTCCAGCCGACCACCGGCACGGCCAACGTCACGTACGACCCCGACCGTATCAGCGAAGCCGGCGTAGTTGAGGCGATCGAGGCCGCCGGCTACGAGGTCGTCGGTGGCTCGGACACCGACGGTGACGATGAGCGACCCGAGGCGGATGACGGCGTGGACATCGCGCCGCCGTCGGAGGTCTGGACGAGTCCTCGCGCGAAGAAGACGTGGCTTGGCGCGGCGTTCGTCACCCTCGGACTCCTCTTCGAATTCCTCCTCACGAGTCAGAACGTCGCGGTGGCGAGCGTCCTCGACTACCCGCTCCACGTAGCGGATGTGCTGTTCCTCGGCGCAGTCGCCGCCAGCGGCATCCCCGTCGTCCGCGGCGGCTACTACTCCGCGAAGAACCGGAGTCTGGACATCGACCTGCTGATGGGGACGGCGATCATCGCCGCGACCGGCATCGGCTACTTCGTCGAGGCCGCGACGCTGGCCGTCCTGTTCAGCATCGCCGAATTACTGGAAGACTACGCGATGGACAGAGCGCGGGACTCTCTGCGCGAGTTGATGGAGCTGTCGCCCGACGAGGCCATCGTCAAGCGCGACGGTGAGGAAGTGACGGTGCCCGCTGACGAGGTGGAGGTGGGCGAGACCGTGGTTGTTCGCCCCGGTGACAAGATCCCGCTCGACGGCACGGTCGTTGAGGGCGAGAGTGCGGTCGACCAGTCGCCGATCACCGGCGAGAGCGTCCCCGTCGACAAGACCGCTGGCGACGAGGTGTACGCCGGTGCCATCAACGAGGAGGGCTACCTCGAGGTGGAGGTCACGTCGACGGCGGGCGACTCGACGCTCTCGCGGATCATCGAGATGGTGCAGGGGGCACAGGCGAACAAGACCGAGACCGAGCAGTTCGTCGACCGGTTCTCGGGGTACTACACGCCGCTCGTGGTCGTGCTGGCGATCCTGACCGCCGCCATCCCGCCGCTGCTCATTGCCGATCCCGTGTCGGTGGACGTGGCCGGGTACGGGGTCAGCTTCGCTGGCGACTGGCAGACGTGGTTCATCCGCGGACTCACCCTACTGGTGATCGCCTGCCCCTGCGCGTTCGTCATCTCGACGCCCGTCTCGGTAGTGTCAGGCATCACCAGCGCCGCAAAGAACGGCGTCCTCATCAAGGGCGGCAACTACCTCGAGGCGATGGGCGAGGTCGACGCCGTCGCCATCGACAAGACGGGCACGCTCACGAAGGGCGAACTCGCCGTCACCGACGTCGTCCCGGTCGGCGACGCCGACGAGGCGACGCTGCTCCGTCACGCCGCCGGACTGGAGCGACGCAGCGAGCATCCCATCGCCGCGGCGATTCTCGCCCACGCCGACGAAACAGGCGTCGGCGATGTGCCCGAACCCGAGGGCTTCGAGAGCCTGACGGGCAAGGGCATCCGCGGGGAGATCGACGGCGAGACGTACTACGCGGGCAAGCCCGCGCTCTTCGAGGAGATGGGCTTCGACCTCTCGCGGGCACGCCGCGAGACAGACGGTGGCGTCGTGGCAGAGGAGACGGACGAGTCCGACGACGAGGCGTTCGCCGATGACGCGCTCGCCGCGCTGGAGCAGGAAGGCAAGACGGTCGTGATCGTCGGAACGGAATCGAAACTGCTGGGTGCCATCGCCATCGCCGACGAGGTGCGTCCCGCCTCGAAGCGGGCCGTCGAGCGCCTGCACGAGTTGGGCGTCGAACGCGTCGTGATGCTGACTGGCGACAACGAGGGTACCGCGCGGGCCATCGCCGAGGAAGTCGGCGTCGACGAGTACCGCGCCGAACTCCTGCCCGACGAGAAGGTCGATGCGGTTGAGGAACTACAGGCCGAGTACGGCGAGGTGGCGATGGTAGGCGACGGCATCAACGACGCGCCCGCACTCGCCACCGCGGAGGTCGGCATCGCGATGGGCGCGGCCGGCACGGACACCGCGCTCGAAACCGCGGACATCGCGCTGATGGGCGACGACGTCGGGAAGCTGCCGTACCTCTACGAACTGTCGCACACGGCCAACGGCGTCATCCGGCAGAATATCTGGGCGAGCCTCGGCGTGAAGTTCCTACTTGCGCTGGGCGTGCCGCTGGGGCTGGTAAGCGTCGCGCTCGCAGTCGTGGTCGGCGACATGGGGATGAGTCTCGGCGTCACGGGCAACGCGATGCGGCTGTCGCGGATCGAGCCTGACCGACTCGACTGA
- a CDS encoding Cdc6/Cdc18 family protein, with amino-acid sequence MIADARPLQPEFVPGDVRHRDGEIDALTSTLRPVLDGQHAEPILLHGPSGTGKTCIARHAVDRLRSEVVDLHTQYVNCWQDYTRFKTLYRLLEGIDRAIDVHRQSTPRDELVDRLRDGLDDPYVAILDEVDQLTEKEVLYDLHRVRGLSVVLIANAEEELFSVLEGRVASRFKTATRIHFDRYGTRELVGILEDRVRWGLHEDAITDDQLRWIADAAGGDARIAIATLRAAAQEADRRGLDRLTTDAIEAAAPKAKAEIRRKNLEKLTDDQRTLYDIIEEQEEIAPDALYEAYREEVAEAKSRRMVRNYLRKMRRYNLVTAEGEGRARTYQLVS; translated from the coding sequence ATGATCGCGGACGCACGCCCGCTCCAGCCCGAGTTCGTGCCCGGCGACGTGAGACACAGGGACGGCGAAATCGACGCGCTCACCAGTACCCTCCGCCCCGTACTCGACGGCCAACACGCCGAACCGATTCTCCTCCACGGCCCCAGCGGCACCGGGAAGACCTGCATTGCCCGCCACGCCGTCGACCGCCTCCGCAGCGAGGTCGTCGACCTCCACACCCAGTACGTCAACTGCTGGCAGGACTATACCCGCTTCAAGACGCTCTACCGCCTACTGGAGGGAATCGACCGCGCCATCGATGTCCACCGCCAGTCGACGCCACGCGATGAGCTGGTCGATCGGCTGCGCGACGGGCTCGACGACCCCTACGTCGCCATCCTCGACGAGGTCGACCAGTTGACCGAGAAGGAGGTGCTGTACGACCTCCACCGTGTGAGGGGCCTCTCCGTCGTCCTCATCGCCAACGCAGAGGAGGAACTGTTCTCGGTGCTGGAGGGACGGGTCGCTAGTCGGTTCAAGACCGCGACCCGCATCCACTTCGACCGCTACGGCACCCGCGAGCTGGTCGGCATCCTCGAGGATCGCGTCCGGTGGGGTCTCCACGAGGACGCCATTACTGACGACCAGCTCCGATGGATTGCCGACGCAGCCGGCGGGGACGCACGTATCGCCATCGCCACTCTCCGTGCCGCCGCGCAAGAGGCCGACCGCCGAGGTCTCGACCGACTGACCACCGACGCGATCGAGGCGGCGGCCCCGAAGGCAAAGGCGGAAATTCGGCGGAAGAACCTCGAGAAGCTCACCGACGATCAGCGCACCCTCTACGACATCATCGAGGAACAGGAGGAGATTGCGCCGGACGCACTGTACGAGGCCTATCGAGAGGAGGTCGCCGAAGCGAAGTCGCGGCGGATGGTGCGTAACTACCTCCGGAAGATGCGCCGCTACAACCTCGTCACTGCCGAAGGCGAGGGGCGAGCCCGGACGTACCAACTCGTCTCCTGA
- a CDS encoding TrmB family transcriptional regulator: MSQGPMSLEKVDEPLQEIMGWGQYHATAYRVLVAEGPLEAQEIVVRTSIPHGRIYDVLNELHQEGVIDKQERNPAIYKTKNPGRLIEEKQNDFNEIVENTKETLVTADELNSGGEQSTPAWVLGGQVGTVGEIRDQLANVQESLLIVDSDPRWYDISDFRQLQRYAGSDIDLNIILWTARQNKIEEFSEHGLPVHKHDNMSRKSFYVVDKKKVIMKMEESDTGMIFTDRTMASVFIREFKELRDNATEVTPNA, translated from the coding sequence ATGAGCCAAGGGCCGATGTCACTGGAAAAGGTCGATGAACCACTCCAAGAGATAATGGGATGGGGCCAGTATCATGCCACAGCGTATCGAGTCCTGGTCGCTGAGGGGCCACTAGAAGCTCAGGAGATTGTTGTCCGTACGTCAATTCCTCACGGGCGGATCTATGACGTGCTTAATGAACTCCATCAAGAGGGCGTAATTGACAAGCAAGAACGAAACCCCGCGATATACAAAACGAAAAATCCTGGCCGACTTATCGAAGAAAAGCAAAATGATTTCAATGAAATTGTAGAGAATACTAAAGAGACTCTGGTTACTGCGGACGAATTAAACTCCGGAGGAGAACAATCGACACCCGCTTGGGTATTAGGTGGTCAAGTTGGAACTGTAGGCGAGATTAGAGACCAGTTGGCTAACGTTCAGGAAAGCCTTCTAATCGTTGACTCAGACCCACGGTGGTATGATATTAGCGATTTTCGGCAACTACAACGCTACGCAGGTAGCGATATTGATCTCAACATTATTTTATGGACTGCCAGGCAAAACAAAATAGAAGAATTCTCAGAACATGGTCTTCCTGTCCACAAACACGACAATATGTCCCGCAAATCGTTTTATGTAGTTGATAAAAAGAAAGTGATAATGAAAATGGAGGAGTCAGATACAGGAATGATTTTCACGGACAGAACGATGGCAAGTGTTTTTATTAGGGAGTTCAAAGAACTTCGCGATAACGCAACGGAAGTGACTCCTAATGCATAA
- a CDS encoding type II toxin-antitoxin system antitoxin SocA domain-containing protein — translation MHKKMLPLALMYACEQEPIEGRTRLQKMVFLMQQRFKEQGKDPILSDSFNFIPYDYGPFSKDLYAELDSMSEKSMIKDSVEEIGNDNVKYDYSIQNQGIEFVENQIGKEEAETILQMAEEIKEEYNDVVLSDLIEDVYAEYPEYAKNSIY, via the coding sequence ATGCATAAGAAGATGCTCCCGCTCGCGCTGATGTATGCCTGTGAGCAGGAGCCAATAGAAGGCCGAACTCGATTGCAAAAGATGGTCTTCTTGATGCAACAGCGGTTCAAGGAGCAAGGAAAGGACCCTATCCTATCAGATAGTTTTAATTTTATTCCTTATGATTATGGCCCCTTCTCCAAGGATCTCTATGCGGAACTTGATAGCATGTCTGAGAAATCGATGATAAAGGACTCTGTCGAAGAGATTGGTAATGATAATGTGAAGTATGATTATTCTATCCAAAATCAAGGAATAGAATTCGTTGAAAACCAAATAGGGAAAGAAGAAGCAGAGACAATCCTTCAGATGGCAGAGGAAATCAAAGAGGAGTATAATGATGTCGTGCTTTCCGATCTAATTGAGGATGTCTATGCAGAATATCCGGAATATGCCAAAAACAGCATTTACTAA
- a CDS encoding tyrosine-type recombinase/integrase produces the protein MSTPSERRAHSQGKTIQDAIERYLTYKIQAEGSRTTMRSPLMGFAEFCRDELGLKDIRDLEPADVRRYSEDLYDRTKIDEEISASTAQTYFAYVRAFLSWCVRDQLLETNPADTTEAMDPLPEDDGKRKTQYWSDDDREQLINYTTKRIDMALEGTIRVDRETAFRDRAIVVMLDGTGARGAELFSDSKDEKRDGLRWADVDFEERSIEVYGKSRDYETAPFPESVHDVLERWRGLLDPPTDEWPVFPTGHYQSKRQELVESIGEKTVSAALEDRGDAGKTEVLDRLHREHEVPPPSISKEGVRRLMKRLTKEAGIELDGDYDYLTLHGARRALGRDLYASGLSEKAQEALRHQSIETTHEAYSDTKMRDVSDSIDEVRD, from the coding sequence ATGTCTACTCCCAGCGAGAGGCGGGCTCACTCCCAGGGGAAGACCATCCAAGACGCAATCGAACGCTACCTCACCTACAAAATCCAAGCGGAAGGGTCACGGACGACGATGCGCTCGCCGCTGATGGGGTTCGCCGAGTTCTGTCGGGATGAACTCGGCCTCAAGGACATTAGAGATCTCGAGCCGGCAGACGTCCGTCGATACAGCGAGGATCTATACGACCGAACCAAGATCGACGAGGAGATCTCGGCGTCGACGGCACAGACGTACTTCGCGTACGTCCGTGCTTTCCTGTCTTGGTGTGTTCGAGACCAACTCCTCGAGACGAATCCAGCGGACACGACCGAGGCGATGGATCCACTCCCCGAAGACGATGGGAAACGGAAAACGCAGTACTGGTCAGATGATGATCGCGAGCAGCTCATTAACTACACCACGAAGCGCATCGACATGGCGCTCGAGGGAACGATCCGGGTCGATCGAGAGACCGCGTTCCGCGACAGGGCGATCGTAGTCATGCTCGATGGAACGGGGGCGCGTGGGGCAGAACTATTCTCGGATTCAAAGGACGAGAAACGTGATGGCCTCCGCTGGGCAGATGTCGACTTCGAAGAGCGGTCGATCGAGGTCTACGGGAAGTCACGAGACTATGAAACCGCACCGTTCCCCGAGAGCGTTCACGATGTCCTCGAGCGATGGCGCGGACTCCTTGATCCACCGACTGACGAGTGGCCTGTTTTCCCGACCGGCCACTATCAGTCGAAACGGCAGGAACTCGTCGAATCGATCGGAGAGAAGACGGTTTCTGCGGCACTCGAGGACCGGGGTGACGCAGGGAAAACCGAGGTTCTTGACCGACTACACCGTGAGCATGAGGTCCCACCGCCGTCGATCTCCAAAGAGGGAGTTCGGCGGTTGATGAAACGCCTCACGAAAGAGGCCGGTATCGAGCTGGACGGCGATTACGACTATCTCACACTCCACGGCGCACGACGGGCGCTCGGTCGCGACCTGTACGCCAGTGGCTTGTCCGAAAAGGCGCAAGAAGCGCTCCGCCACCAATCGATCGAGACAACACACGAAGCGTATTCGGATACCAAGATGAGGGACGTCTCCGACAGTATCGACGAAGTCCGCGACTGA
- a CDS encoding transposase encodes MNGDEVDTRADAVECLAEQATDLCHLHEHVTRVIANLDIPTEAFSDYDNPDDARFPLEGIVKLFLYKEARGFGQQETARRLSGAAYVFVRFDLPRAPTQGGISWMWRNRFDHCERGLIKEAADRIREVCEEHDVVDRHEPALEPEDIQDTGIEEEQIMQAVQRATDLGFEEFKDPRAANAKYALQAYFERQGYLNMVKAGATTKRRRFARLSDRSEVPHGSSHNRTMKKVADPDPQTDLWDFADGTRRDEWREIRDAVLPAFHAGVENILDEIAGRDRTGIREPVNAAFDITTWPYWPSPFRDEENVEWWEEPVEITYSGGSTREVYPREDYPEMVSGVKESHERAFKFATLTIVAEGTPIVLAIEPVRDRRGWESDDLDTRTRGELVDRLLEQAEQHVDINKVFADREFDSYEVRHRIDQHDAFYVIGKRKQAEADRVAIEKTVKHEAADASVEQGWLTYEGERQPVTFIYVPKDTAKDEEEYIEGDYAIFTVNAHVGPDRGIGLAEQYRKRWTIENEYKTIKKHFLPTSASSDYRNRFLYFVIGVTLYNVWRLANFLLRDEVDVDLGEDPPILAGEIVELVGFCLFDPGG; translated from the coding sequence ATGAACGGGGACGAGGTGGACACGCGGGCGGATGCGGTGGAGTGCCTCGCCGAGCAGGCCACCGACCTGTGCCACCTCCACGAACACGTCACCCGCGTCATCGCCAACCTCGACATCCCGACCGAGGCCTTCTCGGACTACGACAACCCCGACGACGCCCGCTTCCCGCTCGAGGGCATCGTCAAACTGTTCCTCTACAAGGAGGCTCGCGGATTCGGCCAACAGGAGACCGCCCGTCGGCTCTCCGGTGCCGCCTACGTCTTCGTCAGGTTCGACCTCCCGCGGGCACCCACGCAAGGTGGCATCAGCTGGATGTGGAGGAACCGATTCGACCACTGCGAGCGGGGACTGATCAAGGAGGCCGCCGACCGCATCCGCGAGGTCTGCGAAGAACACGACGTCGTCGACCGGCACGAACCAGCCCTCGAACCCGAGGACATCCAAGACACGGGCATCGAGGAGGAGCAGATCATGCAGGCCGTCCAGCGGGCGACCGACCTCGGCTTTGAGGAGTTCAAAGACCCCCGTGCCGCGAACGCGAAGTACGCACTGCAGGCGTACTTCGAGCGACAGGGCTACCTCAACATGGTGAAGGCGGGAGCGACCACGAAGCGCCGCCGGTTCGCCCGCCTCAGCGACCGCAGCGAAGTCCCGCACGGCTCCAGCCACAACCGGACAATGAAGAAAGTCGCCGACCCCGACCCGCAGACCGACCTGTGGGACTTCGCCGACGGCACCCGCCGCGACGAGTGGAGGGAGATCCGAGATGCGGTGCTGCCCGCCTTCCACGCCGGCGTCGAGAACATCCTCGATGAGATCGCGGGCCGCGACCGCACCGGGATCCGCGAGCCGGTGAACGCCGCGTTCGACATCACGACGTGGCCGTACTGGCCGTCGCCGTTCCGCGACGAGGAGAACGTCGAGTGGTGGGAGGAACCCGTCGAGATCACGTACAGCGGCGGCTCGACGCGGGAGGTCTACCCGCGAGAGGACTACCCGGAAATGGTCAGCGGCGTCAAGGAGAGTCACGAGCGGGCGTTCAAGTTCGCCACGCTCACCATCGTCGCCGAGGGCACGCCGATCGTCCTCGCCATCGAGCCGGTTCGTGACCGGCGCGGCTGGGAGTCGGATGACCTCGACACGCGGACGCGCGGCGAGCTGGTCGACCGCCTGTTGGAGCAGGCCGAACAGCACGTGGACATCAACAAGGTGTTCGCCGACCGCGAGTTCGACAGCTACGAGGTCAGGCACCGCATCGACCAGCACGACGCGTTCTACGTGATCGGGAAGCGGAAGCAGGCGGAGGCGGACAGGGTGGCCATCGAGAAGACCGTCAAGCACGAGGCGGCGGACGCGAGTGTCGAGCAGGGGTGGCTGACGTACGAGGGCGAGCGACAGCCGGTGACGTTCATCTATGTGCCGAAGGACACGGCGAAGGACGAGGAGGAGTACATCGAGGGTGACTACGCAATCTTCACGGTGAACGCCCATGTCGGGCCAGACAGGGGCATCGGGCTGGCCGAGCAGTATCGGAAGCGGTGGACGATTGAGAACGAGTACAAGACGATCAAGAAGCACTTCCTGCCGACGTCGGCGTCGTCGGACTACCGGAATCGGTTCCTGTACTTCGTGATCGGCGTCACCCTGTACAACGTGTGGCGGTTGGCGAACTTCCTGCTGCGGGACGAGGTGGACGTGGACTTAGGAGAGGATCCGCCGATATTGGCGGGGGAGATCGTGGAGCTGGTGGGGTTCTGCCTGTTCGATCCGGGCGGGTAG
- a CDS encoding J domain-containing protein, with the protein MAQNTGRSLVPHVWLPPADEEPIAAEVPPHEILGVAPNASESEIRNTFREKAKVAHPDNSGSTAEFRRIKDAYEAMTNGRPEGER; encoded by the coding sequence ATGGCACAGAATACAGGTCGGTCTCTTGTGCCCCATGTTTGGCTACCACCAGCTGATGAAGAACCAATCGCTGCAGAGGTGCCGCCTCACGAAATTCTCGGTGTCGCCCCGAACGCGAGCGAATCCGAAATCCGCAATACGTTCCGTGAGAAGGCCAAGGTAGCCCATCCAGATAACAGCGGGAGTACGGCAGAGTTCCGGCGGATCAAGGATGCCTATGAGGCGATGACGAACGGTCGGCCGGAGGGTGAACGATGA
- a CDS encoding helix-turn-helix domain-containing protein, with protein sequence MRELVFALEYEPGCNRVADALADHPDARIRSLSLHATAEHLWRVDHATGTPDALDAIEDAFLTSDYYADCLATEDCGATQTTRILDRADDTLVLYSDWTRTPDCASVPHIARDHLGDGVLFETRHEGRHYTWRIIHSGEGDVGAFFDDLEAAVGECAQTEMLRTADTVTTANNGSENTGGLSPEQEAALRAAVEHGYYESPRKVDVGDLADHLDVPRSTLTYRLRRAEEHLAKQHVAGETVPDEPSASL encoded by the coding sequence ATGCGCGAACTCGTCTTCGCCCTCGAGTACGAGCCCGGGTGCAACAGGGTGGCGGACGCCCTCGCCGACCATCCGGACGCCCGGATCCGCTCGCTGTCGCTGCACGCCACCGCCGAGCACCTTTGGCGGGTCGACCACGCCACCGGCACCCCGGACGCGCTCGACGCCATCGAGGACGCGTTCCTCACCAGCGACTACTACGCCGACTGTCTCGCGACCGAGGACTGCGGTGCTACCCAGACCACGCGCATCCTCGACCGCGCAGACGACACGCTCGTCCTCTACTCCGACTGGACGCGCACCCCGGACTGTGCGTCCGTCCCCCACATCGCCCGCGACCACCTCGGCGACGGCGTGCTGTTCGAGACCCGCCACGAGGGCCGTCACTACACGTGGCGCATCATCCACTCCGGCGAGGGCGACGTGGGTGCGTTCTTCGACGACCTCGAGGCGGCCGTCGGGGAGTGCGCCCAGACAGAGATGCTCCGAACCGCAGACACCGTGACGACGGCAAACAACGGCAGTGAGAACACGGGTGGGCTGTCGCCCGAGCAGGAGGCCGCCCTCCGAGCCGCCGTCGAACACGGCTACTACGAGTCACCGCGCAAGGTTGACGTCGGTGACCTCGCCGACCACCTCGACGTGCCCCGCTCGACGCTCACCTATCGACTCCGGCGGGCCGAGGAACACTTGGCGAAGCAGCACGTCGCCGGCGAAACAGTGCCAGACGAGCCGTCGGCATCGCTCTGA